GGCGCAGGAAAGACAACCACCTTTGGCATGATCACCACCCGGGTGATTCCGACCTCTGGGACGGTGATGATCAACGGCATCGACGTGGTCGCCAGACCCGCCCAGGCCAAGGGCTTCCTCGGCGTCGTTCCCCAGTCCAACACCCTTGATCGATCTCTGAGCGTCCGAGAAAACCTCACCTTCCACGGCAGATACTTCGGCATGACCGCCAAAGATGCCCGCGCAAAGGCTGATCAGCTACTGGTCCAGTTCCGCCTCCAAGAACGTGCGGCTGCACCAGTCGGGGCGCTCTCGGGAGGAATGGCGCAACGACTTATGGTTGCACGTGCCGTCATGCACAGCCCAACCATTTTGGTACTCGATGAGCCCACCACCGGCCTCGACCCGCAGAGCAGGCTGGCGCTCTGGGAGATCCTGCGCGAGCTCAACACCGCCGGGCAGACCATCCTCCTCTCTACCCACTACATGGATGAGGCCGACGAGCTGTGCGAGAAGATCGCCATTATGGACCATGGGCAGGTGCTTGCCCTTGACACTCCCGCTGCGCTCAAGCGGTCCTATGCAAAGCAAGCGCAGATCTCACTCGATCTCCAGGGGGCCGATCCGGAGGTGGCGACGATGTTGGCACGAGCGCTGCCAAACACCACCGTCAGTTTTGCTGGTACGCAGCTCACCATCTCCACCGATGACCCTACCGATCTCCTGCCAATGCTGGTCAAGGAGCTCGTAGCCATGGAGATCACTTACCGCAATCTTTCAGTACGACAGGGATCGCTCGAGAGCGTCTTTCTCGCGCTCACAGGAAGGGACCTACGAGAATGAGTTTGACTACCGCCACGCGTTCGCACTATGCCCAGACCATCTGGTCACTCGTCGTCCGAGACATCCGGGTGCTGGTCTCCCGCTGGGTCATGTTCTTGGTGCGGGTGATCTCACAGCCCATCCTGATCGTCTTCGTACTGGCCTACGTGTTCCCTAAGATCGGACAGGGGATCGGGGGGAACGCCGCCGCTGAGGCAAAGTTCTCCACACTCCTGGTCGCTGGCGTCGTCGGGATCTCCATCATCACCCAAGGCATTCAAGCCGTTGCCCTCCCACTCGTCCAGGAGTTTTCGTTCACGCGTGAGATCGAGGACCGGGTGCTAGCGCCCGTTCCTATCTGGGGCGTTGCGAGCGCAAAGATCATCTCCGGCGCCCTCCAAGCGCTCATCGCAGCGCTGGTCGTCTTTATCGTCTCGATCTTCATACCGGCCACCACGGTGCATCTTTCCGTCAATTGGCCACTTGTGCTCACCATCATCCCCATCGCCGCAGTGCTCTCGGGGGCGCTTGGGCTCGCCATCGGTACGATCGTTCCTCCTACACAGGTCGCTTTTATCTTCGCAATCATTCTGTTGCCAATGACTTTTCTCGGCGCCGTCTACTACCCCTGGACCAGCCTCGGCACTATTCCCTGGCTCAAATGGGCGGTCCTGATCAATCCGTTGATCTATATCAACGAAGGGCTGCGCGCAGCGCTCACTACCGGCATCCCCCATATGAATCTGTATGGGGTCTATGGGGGGCTGATCGGCTTCTTTCTCCTCCTTCTCTTCATCGGCATCAGAGGTTTCAAGAACCGGGTGATCAGTTAAGACACCTTGTTGAGATATACTTGAACACAGCAACTATTCAGCCCGCTATCAGTGTCTTGATGCATAATCTCGGTAGCCTATCTCGCAACTACCTTGAGGAGGAAGTGACCAATGATAGAAGCACATGGCCTTACCAAGACCTATGAGGGGACTCTGGCGGTCGATCACCTCGACTTCCAAGTGGTCGAGGGACGGGTCACCGGTTTCCTCGGGCCGAACGGAGCGGGCAAATCGACGACGATGCGGATGATCATGGGTCTTGACCACCCAAGCGAAGGCTCTGTACTCATCAACGGTCAACACTTCTCCGAACTGAAAAACCCGCTTCGGACCATCGGAGCCCTGCTCGAAGCCAAAGCCTATCATCCGGGTCGCACCGCTCGCAATCATCTCTTGGCGCTCGCCGCCACGAACCATATCTCCAAACAGCGTGTTGACGAGGTGCTTGACCTCGTAGGGCTTACCTCAGTCGCAGATCGGCGAGCGGGCACCTTCTCGCTCGGCATGGGTCAACGACTCGGCATCGCCGCAGCCCTGCTCGGCGATGCCCCGCTCCTCCTCTTCGACGAGCCAGTCAACGGACTCGATCCTGAGGGAATTCTTTGGATTCGCCACCTCTTGCGCGGTTTGGCAGCAGAGGGCCGTGGCATCTTCGTCTCCAGCCACCTCATGAGCGAGATGGCGCTCACGGCTGATCATGTCGTGGTCATTGGTCGGGGCAAGCTTGTCGCCGACACCGACATGACTAACTTCATCGACGCCAACTCAGGCAAGACGACGCTGGTACGAACGCCACGTCGAGACGAACTCCAAGCCCTGCTCGCCCAACGGGGCGCGACCATGACCAACGTCGACCCAGACGGCCTACAAGTAACTGGCCTTGAGACCGCAGCTATCGGTGAGATCGCCTTCTCGGCAGGCATCGTACTCCATGAACTCGCCAGCGTCTCCGCTAGCCTTGAGGACGCCTTCATGAGCCTGATGCAAGATGACGTTGAGTTCCAGTCCCATACCGCAGTCCAGCTAGAAGGGGAGCGCGCATGAGTGTGACCACCACAACCCAACGTCGCCAGAGCTTTGGTGACCTACTCGCCTCGGAATGGGTGAAGATCCGCTCAGTGCGCTCTACCATTCTCACCCTCCTTATCACCGCGATCCTGACCATTGGCATCTCATCGCTTGGGGCGTGGGCGATCGCGGCGAACTGGAATCACGTTAGCCCAGCACAGCATCTGGGCTTCGACCCGACCTCACGAAGCCTCTCGGGCGTGCTCCTCGGTCAGCTTGCCCTTGGCGTGCTCGGAATTTTGGTCTTTACGGCTGAGGTCGCGACCGGCACCATCAGTGCGACCTTGACGGCGGCGGCCTCTCGGTCCAAGGTCCTTCTCGCAAAAATTACGATGTTCGCCATCGTGGCGATCATCGTTGGCGAGATCGTGAGTTTTGCCAGCTTCTTCGCCGGCCAAGCTCTGCTCTCGGGCACGACACCGACCGCATCGCTCGGCGGCGCCAATGTTTTGCGTGCGGTCGCGGGTACCGGCCTGTACATGGCGCTTCTCGCGCTCTTTGCATTAGGTCTTGGCGTCATCGTTCGCCATACCGCTGGCGCGATCACCACCTTTGTCGCGTTAGTCTTGGTGCTGCCACTGTTGGTGACAGCGCTGCCAACCTCACTCGCAAACGCTATCAACAAATTTCTGCCCTTCACGATCGGACAGACGATGATGAGCGTGCACTCCCAACCAGATACCTTCAGTGCATGGCTCGGTCTCGGCCTCCTCGCCATCTATACCATTCTTGTCCTGCTGATCGCCAACTGGAGACTGACCAGTCGAGACGCCTAACGCCCTGTCCCACTTCTCCTGGGAGTCGATGGTCAGGTAGACATCAAGCGTTGCCACCTCTCTTTTGTCTTCGTCAACGCCCTGATCATTTACGCTGATCGTTTGCTGTAGCCATCTCCACGACCACAGACGATTAGAGCGGCAGAAGTCCTCCGCTGGGAGCTGACCCTGGCAAAACTGACGCAGCAAGCGGCGGGCGAATCCTCAACGGCGTTCCCCAACCTGGGAACGTCACCGTCCACTGGGTGTGATACGTCAGTCGATCGTGAGTGAGCACGGCCGCCACCTCGAGGCCGCGGACGTAGCCAGCACCTACATAGACCGTGTAACGAAGCCGTTGGATGCCCACAAGCGCCTGTTTCAGTGTTGCTGGGCCGTGTCGTAAGGTGGTGGCAATCTGCGCTTTTGAAAGCTGTCCACTATAACCAAGACAGGTAGCCCCACTGATGACTTGGGACGCACTCGCATGCACGTGTCCAGTCAGGTTCATGACACCGACAACTGCGAGAATCTGGCCGATCTCCTGTTGGCCGAAGCCCACACTGTACCAGTGCCCACTGATCAGGCTCCATGAGTGACCCGCGACGACCCGCGAGGCGCCATAGGCCGACTCAACCCCACCGTTTGCCGCGATGATCGCCACCTCACCATCTCGATCACTCGGATCCCAGGCACCATACACTGTCGGCCGATGCGCCACACCAGGTGCCTGCTCATGCACGGCGATCTCAAAACGCATCGGCGTTGAGGAGAACGCTGTCACCGCCGCCGCAAGGGGAGCCGGGAGCCGAGGAGTGCGCGGATGATGAGCGTGATCGACCTTGGCCGCTACCGATGCTTTGGACGTTAACGAGGTCGTCTCATGGCTGCTGGTTCCGCACGACGCTAGAAGGAGCGCACCAAGACCGACGACACCGGTTTGCAGCCCCCACCGCGTGTGATACCAAGCCGCCATCGTGTCAAAATCACCTCGTTCCACGCGTATCGCATACGGCCGCCGGATAGCTACGACCGTAGCTAGTAGTGTAACCGGAGGAGGTGATCATGATGGTGGTGCTCGCAGCAGGAGGTGCAATCTATCGTCCCACTGAGGCAGGTGGTTACGAAGTTCTGTTGGTTCACCGACCTCGTTATGATGACTGGTCATGGCCCAAGGGCAAGTGTGAACCAGGAGAAAGCCTTCCCGAATGCGCCATTCGAGAGGTCGAGGAGGA
This sequence is a window from Ferrimicrobium sp.. Protein-coding genes within it:
- a CDS encoding ABC transporter ATP-binding protein translates to MVATDLGTQNPAIEVKDLVKTYPGAIAAVRGVSFSIPRGSIYGLLGPNGAGKTTTFGMITTRVIPTSGTVMINGIDVVARPAQAKGFLGVVPQSNTLDRSLSVRENLTFHGRYFGMTAKDARAKADQLLVQFRLQERAAAPVGALSGGMAQRLMVARAVMHSPTILVLDEPTTGLDPQSRLALWEILRELNTAGQTILLSTHYMDEADELCEKIAIMDHGQVLALDTPAALKRSYAKQAQISLDLQGADPEVATMLARALPNTTVSFAGTQLTISTDDPTDLLPMLVKELVAMEITYRNLSVRQGSLESVFLALTGRDLRE
- a CDS encoding ABC transporter permease, with protein sequence MSLTTATRSHYAQTIWSLVVRDIRVLVSRWVMFLVRVISQPILIVFVLAYVFPKIGQGIGGNAAAEAKFSTLLVAGVVGISIITQGIQAVALPLVQEFSFTREIEDRVLAPVPIWGVASAKIISGALQALIAALVVFIVSIFIPATTVHLSVNWPLVLTIIPIAAVLSGALGLAIGTIVPPTQVAFIFAIILLPMTFLGAVYYPWTSLGTIPWLKWAVLINPLIYINEGLRAALTTGIPHMNLYGVYGGLIGFFLLLLFIGIRGFKNRVIS
- a CDS encoding ATP-binding cassette domain-containing protein → MIEAHGLTKTYEGTLAVDHLDFQVVEGRVTGFLGPNGAGKSTTMRMIMGLDHPSEGSVLINGQHFSELKNPLRTIGALLEAKAYHPGRTARNHLLALAATNHISKQRVDEVLDLVGLTSVADRRAGTFSLGMGQRLGIAAALLGDAPLLLFDEPVNGLDPEGILWIRHLLRGLAAEGRGIFVSSHLMSEMALTADHVVVIGRGKLVADTDMTNFIDANSGKTTLVRTPRRDELQALLAQRGATMTNVDPDGLQVTGLETAAIGEIAFSAGIVLHELASVSASLEDAFMSLMQDDVEFQSHTAVQLEGERA
- a CDS encoding ABC transporter permease — protein: MSVTTTTQRRQSFGDLLASEWVKIRSVRSTILTLLITAILTIGISSLGAWAIAANWNHVSPAQHLGFDPTSRSLSGVLLGQLALGVLGILVFTAEVATGTISATLTAAASRSKVLLAKITMFAIVAIIVGEIVSFASFFAGQALLSGTTPTASLGGANVLRAVAGTGLYMALLALFALGLGVIVRHTAGAITTFVALVLVLPLLVTALPTSLANAINKFLPFTIGQTMMSVHSQPDTFSAWLGLGLLAIYTILVLLIANWRLTSRDA